A part of Micromonospora chersina genomic DNA contains:
- a CDS encoding phosphoribosyltransferase, whose translation MTTYRDRAEAGRMLADRLGDLAGRPDVIVLGLVRGGVPVARVIAERLGTPLDVLVVRKLGVPWAPEVAYGALGPGGVQVLNEMVAGRIGEDERAEVRRNEQTELDRRERLYRGGRPQLDLTGRTAVIVDDGLATGATARAAVQVARHLGAARVMVAVPVGSDQAYEMLAQEADQVICPQVPPDFAAVGAYYDDFHEVSDDEVTQALTATA comes from the coding sequence ATGACCACCTACCGCGACCGGGCCGAGGCGGGACGGATGCTCGCCGACCGGCTCGGCGACCTCGCCGGCCGACCCGACGTCATCGTCCTCGGGCTGGTGCGCGGCGGCGTACCCGTCGCCCGGGTGATCGCCGAACGGCTCGGCACGCCACTTGACGTGCTCGTGGTCCGCAAGCTCGGCGTGCCCTGGGCCCCCGAGGTGGCGTACGGGGCGCTCGGCCCCGGCGGCGTGCAGGTGCTCAACGAGATGGTCGCCGGCCGGATCGGCGAGGACGAGCGGGCCGAGGTACGCCGGAACGAGCAGACCGAACTCGACCGCCGCGAACGGCTCTACCGGGGCGGCCGCCCGCAGCTCGACCTGACCGGACGCACCGCCGTCATCGTCGACGACGGACTGGCCACCGGCGCCACCGCCCGCGCCGCCGTGCAGGTCGCCCGGCACCTGGGCGCCGCCCGCGTGATGGTGGCCGTCCCGGTCGGCTCCGACCAGGCGTACGAGATGCTCGCCCAGGAAGCCGACCAGGTGATCTGCCCCCAGGTCCCACCCGACTTCGCCGCCGTCGGGGCGTACTACGACGACTTCCACGAGGTCTCCGACGACGAGGTGACGCAGGCGCTCACCGCCACCGCGTGA
- a CDS encoding glycosyltransferase 87 family protein yields MTADADRTTPAARRWQAVDTAGGGLPLDLGLYAVSALFAAVTAATSTLLPHRAWGTLATIGYALAALAAAGQLLARRRRAGTPLTGLPARWAVTGFAWATTALLPVVAQSIQRAGGRTDRAQEEVVVVEHAGARLAEHGTPYLGHDAIAALPPAEQLLGYTPYQPGMALFGLPRAATDAWWTDARVWFALVTALTLAAAVLTLRTTAGPAAPRRDAAVLRAVQAATVLPICALTLATGGDDLPVLALCLLALALAAAGRPGRAGIAVGAAGALKLFAWPVAVVLVCWAVTRRAGLRTALGALGLPVLALLPVLLVDRDALVENVLRFPLGHGLVTSPAQSPFPGHLIAAALPAGRLIAAALLVAVAVAIAARLLRRPPRTAAATALICGYGLLAAILLMPSTRFGYLLYPLALLVTAPALALAERRPDVAP; encoded by the coding sequence GTGACCGCCGACGCCGACCGGACCACCCCCGCCGCCCGCCGCTGGCAGGCGGTCGACACCGCCGGCGGCGGCCTCCCCCTCGACCTGGGCCTCTACGCCGTCTCCGCGCTGTTCGCCGCGGTCACCGCCGCCACCTCCACGCTGCTGCCGCACCGCGCCTGGGGCACGCTCGCCACCATCGGGTACGCGCTGGCGGCCCTCGCCGCCGCCGGCCAGCTCCTGGCCCGACGCCGGCGCGCCGGCACCCCCCTCACCGGCCTGCCCGCCCGCTGGGCGGTCACCGGCTTCGCCTGGGCCACCACCGCCCTCCTGCCGGTCGTCGCGCAGAGCATCCAACGGGCCGGTGGGCGGACCGACCGGGCGCAGGAGGAGGTGGTCGTTGTCGAACACGCCGGCGCGCGGCTCGCCGAGCACGGCACCCCCTACCTCGGCCACGACGCGATCGCCGCCCTGCCCCCCGCCGAGCAACTGCTCGGCTACACCCCCTACCAGCCCGGAATGGCGCTGTTCGGGCTGCCCCGGGCCGCCACCGACGCCTGGTGGACCGACGCGCGGGTCTGGTTCGCCCTGGTCACCGCGCTGACGCTGGCCGCCGCCGTCCTCACCCTGCGGACCACCGCCGGCCCCGCCGCACCCCGGCGGGACGCCGCCGTCCTGCGCGCCGTCCAGGCCGCCACCGTCCTGCCGATCTGCGCGCTCACCCTGGCCACCGGCGGCGACGACCTGCCCGTACTCGCGCTCTGCCTGCTCGCCCTGGCCCTCGCCGCCGCCGGCCGGCCCGGCCGCGCGGGCATCGCGGTCGGCGCGGCCGGCGCGCTGAAGCTCTTCGCCTGGCCCGTGGCCGTCGTGCTGGTCTGCTGGGCCGTCACCCGCCGGGCGGGCCTGCGCACCGCCCTCGGCGCCCTCGGCCTGCCGGTCCTCGCGCTCCTCCCCGTGCTGCTTGTCGACCGCGACGCCCTCGTGGAGAACGTCCTGCGCTTCCCGCTCGGGCACGGGCTGGTGACCAGCCCCGCGCAGTCCCCGTTCCCCGGCCACCTCATCGCGGCCGCGCTGCCCGCCGGCCGCCTGATCGCCGCCGCGCTGCTCGTCGCCGTCGCCGTGGCGATCGCCGCCCGGCTGCTGCGCCGCCCGCCGCGCACCGCCGCCGCCACCGCGCTGATCTGCGGGTACGGGCTGCTCGCCGCGATCCTGCTGATGCCCTCGACCCGCTTCGGCTACCTGCTCTACCCCCTCGCCCTGCTGGTCACCGCCCCCGCCCTGGCGCTCGCCGAACGCCGCCCCGACGTCGCACCCTGA
- a CDS encoding putative bifunctional diguanylate cyclase/phosphodiesterase translates to MTKAIARDNGTDRRLVLLVGLVVFAAAIAVLLSFRSVLLSGLTTPRDLARAAAVTFLVAVGATVNVRIRIRATNHGVSWTEVASVVGLAVAPVPWVIIATGLGVGIARAIPRLPPIKLAFGVAKDTMLAAVGGAVLIVAGWSWPWTGPITRSLPALALAYLAVVVLDELLTLPVIALATGTRLVHLFREHVDLRVASMVARFVVILSTLLILRSNPSFLIVVPPLILSLHLAYSSRVRNRAEREAWQRLARTTDALNVVDLDQVLTTAVTQATELFSADEVDIELREEGRVVRGAGGLITFRGPAGTPSAIDGSVLTTRLEGHDQTADIGVLRLRFAGPVELSEREQYTLRTFASALCTAVRNAQAYAELARIADEHAYAATHDALTGLSNRRHLLDEGTEQLTNRHADGVTALVLIDLNHFKEVNDTLGHGAGDRVLTQVADRLRAAARPDDLVARLGGDEFAVLLRGLPAPAVAAHRAEALLAALHEPLDLDGMRISVEASGGIAVAPASGGMPELLRRADVAMYQAKRAGQRIATYAPTHDTADLGRLTLGGELPRAVADHEFTVNFQPIVDLGSGEVIGAEALARWHHPTHGMIDPLRFLEAVERSGLLPAFAEAILDQALIAAGSWRDAGFDLPVSVNVSPRSLLDARFPGAVLARLRAHDLPPDRLVLELTETLTLSQLDVVDRVLSRLRDSGVRLALDDFGTGYSSLSLLSRIPVHELKIDRSFVTAMESTAEAAAVIRSTLDLGRSLDLTVVAEGVESEPQRRALWELGCAAGQGHLFARPLPSGTLLAALQRGAGGRPGALAPPLHDAGAVIRLPGRRTGGGRNRTATPAP, encoded by the coding sequence GTGACCAAGGCCATCGCACGCGACAATGGGACCGATCGGCGGCTCGTGCTGCTTGTCGGTCTCGTCGTGTTTGCGGCCGCGATTGCCGTCCTCCTCAGCTTCCGATCAGTTCTGCTGAGCGGCCTGACGACGCCACGTGATCTTGCACGAGCAGCAGCCGTGACGTTCCTGGTCGCGGTCGGTGCGACGGTCAATGTGCGCATTCGCATCCGCGCAACCAACCACGGAGTGTCGTGGACCGAGGTGGCCTCCGTGGTCGGCCTTGCGGTCGCACCCGTCCCGTGGGTGATCATCGCTACCGGTCTGGGGGTCGGGATAGCTCGGGCGATACCCCGGCTGCCCCCCATCAAGTTGGCGTTCGGCGTCGCCAAGGACACCATGCTCGCCGCCGTGGGCGGGGCCGTGCTGATCGTCGCCGGGTGGAGCTGGCCGTGGACCGGCCCGATCACGCGCTCACTTCCGGCCCTCGCGCTGGCCTACCTGGCTGTCGTGGTCCTGGATGAACTGCTCACCCTGCCGGTCATCGCTCTCGCGACCGGGACGCGTCTCGTCCACCTCTTCCGGGAACATGTCGACCTACGGGTCGCCAGCATGGTCGCCCGTTTTGTGGTCATCCTTTCGACGCTCCTGATCCTTCGCAGCAACCCGAGCTTCCTCATCGTCGTTCCACCGCTCATCCTGAGCCTGCATCTCGCCTACTCCAGCCGCGTACGCAACAGGGCGGAGCGGGAGGCGTGGCAACGCCTGGCGCGCACCACGGACGCGCTCAACGTGGTCGACCTCGACCAGGTGCTGACCACGGCGGTCACCCAGGCCACCGAACTCTTCTCCGCCGACGAGGTCGACATCGAGCTTCGCGAGGAGGGGCGGGTCGTGCGGGGCGCCGGTGGCCTCATCACCTTCCGCGGACCGGCCGGCACGCCCAGCGCGATCGACGGCTCGGTGCTCACCACCCGCCTCGAAGGGCACGACCAGACCGCCGACATCGGGGTGCTGCGGCTGCGGTTCGCCGGGCCGGTGGAGCTGTCCGAGCGGGAGCAGTACACCCTGCGTACCTTCGCCTCTGCGCTGTGCACCGCGGTCCGCAACGCGCAGGCGTACGCCGAGCTGGCCCGGATCGCCGACGAGCACGCGTACGCCGCCACCCACGACGCCCTCACCGGGCTCTCCAACCGGCGGCACCTCCTCGACGAGGGCACCGAGCAGCTCACCAACCGGCACGCCGACGGCGTCACCGCCCTGGTGCTGATCGACCTCAACCACTTCAAGGAGGTCAACGACACCCTCGGACACGGCGCCGGCGACCGGGTGCTGACGCAGGTCGCCGACCGGCTGCGCGCCGCGGCCCGCCCCGACGACCTGGTGGCCCGGCTCGGCGGCGACGAGTTCGCCGTCCTGCTACGCGGCCTGCCCGCCCCGGCGGTCGCCGCGCACCGCGCCGAGGCGCTGCTGGCCGCGCTGCACGAGCCGCTCGACCTGGACGGCATGCGGATCAGCGTGGAGGCCAGCGGCGGCATCGCGGTCGCCCCGGCCAGCGGCGGGATGCCCGAGCTGCTGCGCCGGGCCGACGTGGCCATGTACCAGGCCAAGCGGGCCGGCCAGCGCATCGCCACGTACGCCCCGACCCACGACACCGCCGACCTGGGCCGGCTCACCCTCGGCGGCGAACTGCCCCGGGCGGTCGCCGACCACGAGTTCACCGTCAACTTCCAGCCGATCGTCGACCTGGGCAGCGGCGAGGTGATCGGCGCGGAGGCGCTGGCCCGCTGGCACCACCCGACGCACGGCATGATCGACCCGCTGCGGTTCCTGGAGGCGGTCGAGCGTTCCGGGCTGCTGCCCGCCTTCGCGGAGGCGATCCTCGACCAGGCGCTGATCGCCGCCGGCTCCTGGCGGGACGCCGGCTTCGACCTGCCCGTCTCGGTGAACGTGTCGCCGCGCAGCCTCCTCGACGCCCGCTTCCCCGGGGCGGTGCTGGCCCGGCTGCGGGCGCACGACCTGCCGCCCGACCGGCTCGTGCTGGAGCTGACCGAGACCCTGACGCTCAGCCAGCTCGACGTGGTCGACCGGGTGCTCAGCCGGCTGCGCGACTCGGGCGTACGGCTGGCCCTGGACGACTTCGGCACCGGCTACTCCTCCCTCTCGCTGCTCTCCCGGATCCCGGTGCACGAACTGAAGATCGACCGGAGCTTCGTCACCGCGATGGAGAGCACGGCCGAGGCCGCCGCCGTGATCCGCTCCACCCTCGACCTGGGCCGCAGCCTCGATCTGACCGTGGTGGCCGAGGGCGTGGAGAGCGAGCCGCAGCGGCGGGCCCTCTGGGAGCTGGGCTGCGCCGCCGGGCAGGGCCACCTGTTCGCCCGGCCGCTGCCGTCCGGCACGCTGCTCGCCGCCCTCCAGCGGGGCGCGGGCGGCCGCCCGGGCGCCCTCGCGCCGCCGCTGCACGACGCCGGCGCGGTGATCCGCCTGCCCGGCCGCCGCACCGGCGGGGGCCGCAACCGCACCGCCACCCCCGCTCCCTGA